The stretch of DNA tgtatttcatatttgttttgCAGATTTAGAATGCATTATCAACTCACAGATTTGTTTCTTAGTACATGAAGCAGTTGCCAGTGTGAGACTACATCTGGTCTTTTTAAGACCCTGTAGCACAAGGTGCAATGCTATAGCACAAATACAGTACTCTTAATTGTACCACAATGGAAGGTATagatgttgttttgtgcctgaTTATAGTATAATGTGTAAATGATCATGAGATACATTGCTGATTTCATGAAACCTGTACAAGCAGATCTCAACATGCTTTTGTAAGTAGACTGAGATCATTTTGATCTCAGGTTAAAAGCTTACACCTAAACAACCAAAGTAAATTGGTATATAAAATATTGAAGCCATACTCAGCAGCTAAGTGCCTGTAGctaagtttattttttacaaaCATTGTTTTCTGAGATAGTAGCAGGTCTGAAAATGTATTGGTATAGAAAtccattcattttttccataatgTATGTCCTTCTTTTCTGTGAACAGCAAGACAGAACTCAGAATCCAGTgtttcttccagctcctcctgctcttcAGATCCTGTGAATGTTGCAGACCAGGACAAAGCATTTCATGGTATTGTTCCCTTCTTGCAGTATTCTGGATTCTCTCTCTTTGTTATTCTGCTAGTGTCTAACAGTGCgagctttttccctttttccagggTTACCTGAATTACTTGATAAATGTTGGTGGATAAAAAGCTTTTTCCATTGTGAACCATCTCCACCAACTGTTGGCAGAAAAACACTATCTGCAAGCAGGTGAGTCCTGTTCTTAATCATTGTGTTTTCCCTTTGGTAAAAGTGTTATTAAACAAGTCATAATCAGCTAAAACAATCTGGGGGAACAA from Anas platyrhynchos isolate ZD024472 breed Pekin duck chromosome 2, IASCAAS_PekinDuck_T2T, whole genome shotgun sequence encodes:
- the PPDPFL gene encoding pancreatic progenitor cell differentiation and proliferation factor-like protein, translated to MASVPSAGCLLAKNQYYRTRQNSESSVSSSSSCSSDPVNVADQDKAFHGLPELLDKCWWIKSFFHCEPSPPTVGRKTLSASSANS